In Sphingobacterium thalpophilum, a genomic segment contains:
- a CDS encoding TonB-dependent receptor has product MYAKLKYIPIAAIALSGVNMNRLYAQQRAIQGKVVDANTGHLLPGVNVRISGQNQGTLTNSKGEFTINVTGDVLPVLEFSFVGYESQQLKATSTNLTLSLKPSSTDLEEVVVVAYGTAKRTNITGSVSTVSSKAIENRQVSNITKALEGQVPGLQSVASSGQPGTEAAIRIRGIGSINASSAPLIVLDGSPYAGDINSINPNDIQSISVLKDAASSALYGSRGANGVIIITTKSGVTSDNTKINLNFTQGYSTRAVRDYDQVSTDEYFQLYWEALRNKNLSNGLTAEQAASNASKTVLTDLNINPYGSQYPQPVGVDGKLVAGAKTLWNDPWTDVLQRTGVRTQADLGFSGGSAKSTYYISGGYLNDQGIAIESGFKRYNLRANIDSKVKSWLNVGLNIGGSSTQQKYPQSEDSNTANIINFTRLVPSFYPYYERNADGSYVLDGAGNKIYDFGEYRPSGATPRNNLAASLPLDRNDIRRENLSARTYLEVLFSKNLKFKSTYSLDYLNGNTHDYTNPLLGDGVNTGGYVYRSNVRTVAQTWNNLLTYEKQFGLHSLNVLAGQEYYDFNSSNINGSRQQFVLPYFDEPAAASQLNNFTGSSVDYRLLSFLGRAEYNYDNKYYFSTSLRTDGSSRFSPDKRWGTFWSVGGSWKLKQEDFLKDNTTVNQLTVRASYGGQGNDNLGTYYAYKGLYTIANSLGKGGTYTGRLATPDLKWESNLNLNVGVDVSAFENRVSLSVEYFNRRSKDLLFTMPMAYSTGYTGYDANIGALKNTGVDVDIRTVPVRNENFKWNLDVNLSHYKNKITALPKDNKPIITGNKLLRVGGSIYDFYLPEWAGVNPDNGLPQWYTADKDGNKTGEKTSEYSKAGNFIAGTSLPDLVGGIQNSFTYKNFDLSALLSFSLGGQILDNDYIQLMHSGNNPGRAWSKEILERWTPEHTQTDVPKLTTDNLNWTSSSTRFLYSGTYARLKNVSLGYRLPSDLLKRIGVEKLRVFATAENLLTFYGHQGMDPEQTVNGATYFRYPAMRTISGGIQLVF; this is encoded by the coding sequence ATGTACGCAAAACTTAAATACATTCCTATTGCTGCTATAGCATTATCGGGGGTCAATATGAACAGGCTCTATGCTCAGCAGCGGGCTATACAAGGAAAAGTTGTTGATGCCAATACCGGTCACCTACTTCCTGGAGTAAATGTTCGCATTTCGGGGCAAAATCAAGGAACCTTAACGAATTCAAAAGGAGAGTTTACAATCAATGTCACAGGTGACGTATTACCTGTATTGGAATTTTCTTTTGTTGGTTATGAATCTCAACAGCTAAAAGCAACAAGCACAAACTTAACATTGTCCTTGAAACCCTCCAGTACAGATCTGGAAGAGGTGGTGGTCGTGGCTTACGGTACTGCCAAACGTACAAACATAACGGGATCGGTCAGTACAGTAAGCAGCAAAGCGATCGAAAATAGACAAGTGTCAAATATTACCAAAGCATTAGAGGGACAGGTACCGGGCTTACAGTCCGTGGCGTCCTCGGGACAGCCAGGTACTGAAGCAGCCATCCGTATTAGGGGTATCGGCTCCATTAATGCCTCCAGTGCACCTTTGATCGTGTTGGATGGTAGTCCCTATGCAGGAGATATTAACTCCATCAATCCGAATGATATTCAGTCCATCTCTGTTTTAAAAGATGCAGCATCAAGTGCACTTTATGGTTCCAGAGGGGCAAATGGGGTGATTATCATTACCACAAAGTCGGGAGTGACTTCCGACAACACCAAGATTAATCTCAATTTTACACAGGGCTATTCAACACGTGCAGTTCGTGACTATGATCAGGTGTCGACCGATGAATATTTTCAACTCTATTGGGAAGCTTTAAGAAATAAAAACCTATCAAATGGCCTTACGGCAGAGCAAGCGGCGTCCAATGCAAGTAAGACCGTATTGACAGATTTAAATATTAATCCTTACGGCAGTCAATACCCACAGCCGGTCGGCGTAGATGGTAAATTGGTTGCTGGAGCAAAAACGCTTTGGAATGATCCATGGACCGACGTATTGCAACGTACTGGGGTGCGTACACAGGCAGACCTCGGATTTAGCGGTGGTAGTGCAAAGAGTACCTACTACATTTCAGGAGGTTATCTCAATGATCAAGGAATTGCAATTGAATCGGGCTTTAAACGCTATAATCTGCGTGCAAATATTGACAGTAAGGTCAAGTCTTGGTTAAATGTAGGCCTGAATATAGGTGGTAGCAGTACACAACAAAAGTATCCGCAGTCTGAAGACAGTAATACGGCTAATATTATAAATTTTACGAGACTGGTCCCGTCTTTTTATCCGTACTATGAGCGGAATGCGGATGGCTCATATGTCCTTGATGGAGCCGGAAACAAGATTTACGATTTTGGAGAATATCGTCCAAGTGGTGCGACTCCACGTAATAATCTGGCAGCATCTCTTCCTTTGGATCGAAATGATATCCGCCGCGAAAATCTATCTGCACGAACCTATCTGGAAGTGTTGTTTTCTAAAAACTTAAAGTTTAAGTCGACTTATAGTCTTGATTATCTCAATGGAAATACGCACGACTACACTAATCCATTGTTGGGCGATGGTGTGAACACCGGGGGGTATGTGTATCGTTCAAACGTACGTACGGTCGCACAGACCTGGAATAATTTGCTGACCTATGAAAAGCAGTTTGGTTTGCATTCCCTCAATGTATTGGCCGGACAGGAATACTATGATTTTAACAGCAGTAATATAAATGGTAGCAGACAACAGTTTGTACTTCCTTATTTTGACGAACCTGCTGCTGCATCTCAACTTAATAATTTTACAGGATCCAGTGTTGATTATAGGTTACTGAGCTTTTTGGGAAGAGCGGAGTATAACTATGATAACAAATACTATTTTTCAACTTCCTTACGGACAGATGGCTCATCTCGTTTTTCGCCGGATAAACGTTGGGGTACATTCTGGTCTGTGGGCGGCTCATGGAAACTGAAGCAGGAGGATTTTCTGAAGGATAATACAACGGTTAATCAGTTAACCGTCAGAGCGAGTTATGGTGGACAAGGAAACGATAATTTAGGTACCTATTATGCTTATAAAGGACTTTATACGATTGCCAATAGCTTAGGTAAGGGCGGTACCTATACCGGCAGGTTGGCTACACCGGATCTAAAATGGGAGTCGAACCTTAATTTGAATGTGGGGGTTGACGTATCCGCTTTTGAGAACCGAGTGTCGTTAAGTGTGGAGTACTTTAACCGTCGAAGTAAAGACTTGCTATTTACAATGCCAATGGCTTATTCAACAGGATATACAGGCTATGATGCAAATATAGGAGCGCTGAAAAATACAGGTGTCGACGTGGATATTCGTACTGTCCCGGTTCGAAATGAAAATTTTAAATGGAATTTAGACGTCAATCTTTCGCATTATAAAAACAAGATTACAGCTTTGCCAAAAGATAACAAACCGATCATTACAGGGAATAAACTCCTGCGCGTAGGCGGAAGTATCTATGATTTTTATCTGCCGGAATGGGCTGGAGTAAATCCAGATAACGGTCTGCCGCAATGGTATACTGCTGATAAGGACGGTAATAAAACAGGTGAAAAAACTTCGGAATACAGTAAGGCCGGTAATTTTATTGCCGGAACTTCATTGCCAGATCTTGTCGGCGGGATTCAAAACAGTTTCACCTACAAAAATTTTGATTTGTCTGCTTTATTGAGTTTTAGTTTGGGTGGACAGATATTAGATAACGATTATATTCAGCTTATGCATAGCGGTAATAATCCAGGACGCGCTTGGTCAAAGGAGATCCTCGAGCGCTGGACGCCTGAGCATACGCAGACCGATGTGCCTAAATTGACAACTGATAACTTGAATTGGACTTCTTCGTCCACACGCTTTCTTTACAGTGGCACTTATGCACGCCTTAAAAATGTAAGTTTAGGTTATCGATTACCTTCGGATTTATTGAAGCGGATAGGTGTAGAAAAACTTCGCGTCTTTGCAACAGCCGAAAATCTATTGACATTTTATGGTCATCAAGGAATGGATCCAGAACAGACGGTAAATGGGGCGACCTATTTTCGCTATCCGGCAATGCGAACAATCTCTGGTGGTATTCAGCTTGTTTTTTAA
- a CDS encoding LytTR family DNA-binding domain-containing protein, with the protein MRWKILIVEDEDWAFVGLKEMLTALYGESELIFTNAKEVQEAVMTINRNQFDLIFMDIHLMDGLSFEIFKQVSIDVPLIFTTAYEQYALEAFQNKGYAYLLKPFDSDELAEIMKRIEPLLPNVEPRLKQRFLVKYGNFLKSLAIADIAYFMAEDKELYAVEKGSGIAYIIEDTITHLVSQVDPTVFFQINRKFLVRIDAIQSMLKISRNRIKLELMPSTPEGIVVIVSEERSPKFQKWLDQ; encoded by the coding sequence ATGAGATGGAAAATACTGATTGTCGAAGACGAAGACTGGGCTTTTGTAGGCTTAAAGGAAATGTTGACTGCGCTCTATGGAGAAAGCGAACTGATCTTTACCAATGCAAAAGAGGTTCAGGAAGCGGTGATGACGATCAATAGAAATCAATTCGATCTGATTTTTATGGATATCCACCTGATGGATGGGCTGAGCTTTGAAATTTTTAAACAGGTATCGATCGATGTGCCACTGATTTTTACGACTGCTTACGAACAATATGCATTGGAGGCCTTCCAAAATAAGGGTTATGCCTATCTGTTAAAGCCTTTCGATAGCGACGAGTTGGCGGAGATCATGAAACGTATCGAACCGCTACTACCCAACGTAGAACCTCGGCTCAAACAGCGCTTCCTAGTGAAATATGGTAATTTTTTAAAGTCGCTGGCCATTGCTGATATTGCCTATTTTATGGCAGAAGACAAAGAGCTGTATGCCGTAGAAAAAGGATCGGGAATTGCATATATTATTGAAGATACCATCACACATCTCGTTTCACAGGTGGATCCAACAGTTTTCTTTCAGATCAATCGGAAATTCCTTGTTCGGATAGATGCCATCCAGTCCATGTTAAAGATTAGTCGAAATCGAATCAAGTTAGAGCTAATGCCTTCAACCCCAGAAGGAATTGTCGTCATTGTTAGTGAGGAACGGTCCCCGAAGTTTCAAAAATGGCTTGATCAATAA
- a CDS encoding RagB/SusD family nutrient uptake outer membrane protein, translated as MKLKIVYIILALFLVNASCKDALELDPTTAVPEGEVFKNTDNVATVINGTWKYLNDTYFTYANPGYTAVMRTSDAMGSDVAVTTKYGYRDAYAFTELTNNRSNRVNSFWIMLYKVIDNMNNVIAKVDGSEGSTETKNVLKGRAKALRAFSYLNLATFYQFSYLKDKNAKSVPIYTEPSTLSTEGKSRSTQAEVYELILKDLKDSESLLASAGRADKYEINAEVVYGLLARTYLQVGEWKLAAAYAEKAAQKYNLMTPSDYQAGFNDLGNSEWIWGHQQTNEQNVASYTFHYLDVSSAGSYYYSFMADPYFKDLFDTSDVRYALFEWDNLPGREGFLRYKKFKFKSNLIGDIVYMRASEMVLIAAEGYARAGEKDKAVAALNKLRAARNAKLFSGNDTDQLIAAILIERRKELWGEGFALSDILRTQGKVARKSYVDADGKPIQVQIVGADGKPKLVNGQGHRVIKFPNGSNFVENSPYYLFAIPYEETVRNPNL; from the coding sequence ATGAAACTAAAAATTGTATATATCATATTGGCGCTCTTCCTAGTGAATGCATCATGTAAGGATGCGCTTGAGCTGGATCCGACGACCGCAGTGCCTGAAGGTGAAGTTTTTAAAAACACCGACAATGTTGCTACGGTGATCAACGGTACCTGGAAGTATTTAAATGATACCTATTTTACCTATGCTAATCCGGGATATACAGCGGTGATGCGTACTAGTGATGCGATGGGAAGTGATGTGGCGGTGACCACCAAATATGGCTATCGTGATGCTTATGCCTTTACCGAATTGACAAATAATCGATCAAATCGTGTCAATTCTTTTTGGATTATGTTGTATAAGGTGATCGATAACATGAACAATGTCATTGCAAAGGTAGATGGGTCCGAAGGCTCTACTGAAACTAAAAATGTGTTAAAGGGAAGAGCTAAAGCATTACGTGCATTTTCCTACTTAAATCTGGCCACATTTTATCAGTTTAGTTACCTCAAGGACAAAAATGCGAAATCTGTTCCGATTTATACCGAACCCAGTACACTATCGACTGAAGGAAAATCAAGGTCAACACAGGCAGAAGTGTATGAACTTATCTTGAAAGATCTCAAAGACAGTGAAAGCTTGTTGGCTTCTGCTGGTCGAGCGGATAAATACGAAATCAATGCAGAGGTTGTTTATGGTTTGCTCGCTCGGACTTATCTGCAGGTTGGCGAATGGAAACTGGCCGCAGCGTATGCTGAAAAAGCAGCTCAGAAGTATAATTTAATGACTCCGTCAGATTATCAGGCGGGTTTTAATGATCTTGGAAATAGCGAGTGGATTTGGGGGCATCAGCAAACTAACGAGCAAAATGTGGCAAGTTATACATTTCATTATTTGGATGTTTCGTCAGCTGGATCTTATTACTATAGTTTTATGGCCGATCCTTATTTTAAAGATTTATTCGATACCAGTGATGTGCGTTACGCTTTATTTGAATGGGATAATTTACCCGGTCGGGAGGGCTTTCTACGGTATAAGAAGTTTAAGTTTAAATCGAATTTGATCGGTGACATTGTGTATATGCGTGCTTCGGAAATGGTTTTGATCGCTGCCGAGGGGTACGCACGGGCTGGTGAAAAAGATAAAGCAGTAGCAGCCTTGAATAAGCTGCGTGCAGCGAGGAATGCAAAGCTGTTTTCAGGAAATGATACGGATCAATTAATTGCAGCGATCCTGATTGAAAGACGAAAAGAGCTTTGGGGGGAAGGATTTGCCCTGTCGGATATTCTTCGGACACAAGGAAAGGTTGCACGAAAATCTTATGTTGATGCAGACGGCAAGCCTATTCAAGTCCAAATTGTGGGTGCAGATGGCAAACCGAAGCTAGTGAACGGGCAGGGGCACCGGGTTATTAAGTTTCCTAATGGATCTAATTTTGTGGAAAATAGCCCTTATTATTTGTTTGCTATCCCATACGAAGAGACTGTGCGGAACCCGAATCTGTAA
- a CDS encoding RagB/SusD family nutrient uptake outer membrane protein, whose translation MKKIIYFGMIMTASALSSCNKYLDIQPVGTVIPATESDFRGLMTSGYLGFPTHKSYLSLRTDELLLDESSTDAARTKDIYLWNDQNPDATTIAYPYLAFYNSIFYANQIISTIDDKLGSNATVDQIKGEAYLMRAYAHFELLNLYSEVYSASNAGLRGVPLSTKIDLEQRFVPATIGESYMQILTDMEKGTALLTVDDQAKGVNYRFSKRAAFAMASRVHLYRGEWQEAIDAAKKALAINDKLVDLNVAGSLLPNDFESAEMIMALEKVSVPGVRTSSFISPALLDSYLAGDLRKGRYFQKSGGDYVSLKGGDNRFNVSFRNADLYLTMAECYVRLGNTAEALKYLSALKKNRFTADAYAKETKADAGLSKEQLLDAVLLERKRELALEGLRWYDLKRTTRPAITHSSFGRTVTLQQNDPRYVIRYPQEAINNNPDLLK comes from the coding sequence ATGAAGAAAATAATTTATTTTGGAATGATCATGACAGCGAGTGCATTGTCTTCCTGCAATAAATATTTAGATATACAACCGGTAGGAACGGTCATTCCTGCCACGGAAAGTGATTTTAGAGGACTGATGACAAGCGGTTATCTGGGATTTCCTACACATAAGTCCTATTTGTCTTTGCGTACGGATGAACTATTGTTGGATGAAAGTTCGACCGATGCCGCTAGAACCAAAGATATCTATCTTTGGAACGATCAAAATCCTGATGCGACAACAATTGCTTATCCTTATTTGGCATTTTACAACAGTATTTTTTATGCCAATCAAATTATCAGTACCATTGATGACAAATTAGGAAGTAATGCCACGGTAGATCAGATTAAAGGGGAAGCTTACCTAATGAGGGCTTACGCTCATTTTGAGTTGTTAAATCTTTACAGTGAGGTCTATTCGGCGAGTAATGCAGGGCTTCGGGGTGTTCCTTTATCGACAAAGATTGACCTGGAACAACGTTTTGTTCCCGCGACCATTGGAGAGTCTTATATGCAGATCCTAACTGACATGGAAAAAGGGACAGCGTTACTGACTGTCGATGATCAGGCAAAAGGTGTTAATTATCGCTTTAGCAAACGCGCTGCTTTTGCAATGGCCTCACGCGTTCATTTATACCGCGGTGAGTGGCAGGAAGCAATTGATGCCGCTAAAAAAGCTTTGGCTATAAATGACAAATTGGTTGATCTCAATGTTGCTGGAAGCCTACTTCCGAATGATTTTGAATCCGCAGAGATGATTATGGCTTTGGAAAAAGTATCTGTTCCTGGAGTACGTACAAGTTCCTTTATTTCACCGGCCTTATTAGACAGTTATTTAGCAGGCGATTTGAGAAAAGGTCGTTACTTCCAAAAAAGTGGGGGCGATTATGTATCCCTCAAAGGTGGAGACAACCGTTTTAACGTGAGTTTTAGAAATGCTGATCTTTATTTGACGATGGCCGAATGTTATGTTCGCCTGGGAAATACAGCAGAAGCATTAAAATATCTGTCTGCTTTAAAGAAAAACAGATTTACCGCAGATGCCTATGCCAAAGAAACGAAGGCCGACGCAGGTTTGTCAAAGGAGCAATTGCTAGATGCGGTTCTGCTGGAACGCAAGCGTGAACTGGCGCTAGAGGGATTACGCTGGTATGATCTAAAACGGACGACAAGACCGGCGATCACACACAGTAGTTTCGGTAGGACGGTAACCCTGCAGCAGAACGATCCACGTTATGTGATTCGCTATCCACAGGAGGCAATCAATAATAATCCCGATCTGTTAAAATAA
- a CDS encoding PepSY domain-containing protein — MFKTVILWLHKWLGIITGVVVFILSLTGSIYTFQDELKLWAYPEKYFISDTTIHSKTPLPLSTLLDSAQKSLKKNQKITRVDLYPSKNRTWVFRAIKTDEKAFGHWNYYRYYKRVFINPYTGQVQQVENSKTEFFQLVLQLHLNLLFGKQYGHPIVAWSTVIFVLILLSGIVLWWPKKWKGKNLKRSFWLDTKVKWKRLNHDLHNVIGFYSLFIGLIFAITGLAFAFPDFKKTYSATFNLLQSPTASSTRSSPIPLPAVEKKFQDNALRYALANYPDAEMMSIRLKKETETAMDIQVRHHEKRSGVFDWLYYNKEENSLTAVKSSNELQYGDKLGALNYDIHTGAIGGLTTKIIACLASLFCASLPITGYIIWMNKSKKKKKKGYQHNVNKYC, encoded by the coding sequence ATGTTTAAGACCGTCATTCTTTGGTTGCATAAATGGCTCGGAATCATCACCGGAGTTGTGGTATTCATCCTAAGCCTGACGGGCAGCATATACACCTTTCAGGATGAGCTCAAGCTCTGGGCTTATCCTGAAAAATATTTTATCTCCGATACAACCATCCACTCAAAAACTCCACTACCATTAAGCACACTTCTTGACAGCGCACAGAAAAGCCTCAAAAAAAATCAAAAAATCACGCGGGTTGATCTCTATCCTTCGAAGAATCGTACCTGGGTATTTCGTGCCATAAAAACGGACGAAAAAGCATTTGGCCATTGGAATTATTACCGCTATTACAAACGCGTTTTCATCAATCCATATACTGGCCAGGTACAGCAAGTAGAGAATTCAAAAACAGAGTTCTTTCAGTTAGTGCTTCAGCTTCACCTAAACCTCCTCTTCGGCAAGCAATATGGCCACCCTATCGTCGCCTGGTCAACGGTCATTTTTGTCCTTATCTTACTTAGTGGTATTGTTCTTTGGTGGCCAAAAAAATGGAAGGGCAAGAATCTCAAGCGCAGTTTTTGGTTAGATACCAAAGTCAAATGGAAGCGACTGAACCACGACCTCCACAATGTCATCGGATTTTACAGTTTATTTATCGGATTGATTTTTGCCATTACGGGACTCGCTTTTGCTTTTCCGGATTTTAAAAAGACCTATAGCGCAACATTCAATTTATTGCAGTCGCCAACAGCTTCTTCCACACGTAGCTCCCCTATACCCTTGCCCGCTGTGGAAAAGAAATTTCAGGACAATGCGCTGCGGTATGCCTTGGCAAATTATCCGGATGCTGAAATGATGTCGATCCGACTAAAAAAAGAGACCGAAACAGCAATGGATATACAGGTGAGACATCATGAAAAACGAAGTGGTGTATTTGACTGGCTTTATTATAATAAAGAAGAAAACAGTCTTACAGCAGTCAAATCCAGCAACGAATTGCAGTATGGGGATAAGCTCGGTGCACTTAACTATGATATTCATACCGGTGCCATCGGTGGACTCACAACAAAAATTATCGCTTGCCTTGCCAGTCTCTTTTGTGCTTCCTTGCCCATCACAGGATACATCATCTGGATGAACAAAAGCAAAAAGAAGAAAAAGAAAGGTTATCAACATAATGTTAATAAGTACTGTTAA